From one Eucalyptus grandis isolate ANBG69807.140 chromosome 9, ASM1654582v1, whole genome shotgun sequence genomic stretch:
- the LOC104419837 gene encoding protein trichome birefringence-like 12 isoform X2 yields MPSPDAAKKREAPSLKSPSSLFPYAVFLTLIIIFLSSTFLTSPASPPPPPPKEKVSRSCNLFDGRWVRDPETRKPMYDETCPFHRNAWNCLRNQREHMVTINSWRWVPKGCSLDRIDPVRFLGLMRNKNIGFVGDSLNENFLVSFLCILRAADAGAKKWKRKGAWRGAHFPKFNVTVAYHRAVLLAKYEWQPKEPTLAEGQGSKGFYRVDVDIPADDWAHINDFYDVLVFNTGHWWGSDKFPEETPLVFYQAGRPIFPPLKMLDGLRVVLENMVLHIQRKIPNKTLKFWRLQSPRHFHGGDWNQNGSCLFNEPLLDSQQQWGE; encoded by the exons ATGCCTTCGCCCGATGCTGCCAAGAAAAGGGAAGCGCCCTCTCTCAAGTCGCCTTCCTCGCTCTTCCCGTACGCCGTCTTCCTAACCCTAatcatcatcttcctctccTCCACTTTCCTCACTTCCCCtgcctcccctcctcctccccctcccaaAGAGAAGGTCTCCCGATCCTGCAACCTCTTCGACGGCCGATGGGTCCGCGACCCGGAAACCCGGAAACCCATGTACGACGAGACGTGCCCGTTCCACCGGAACGCCTGGAACTGCTTGAGAAACCAGCGAGAGCACATGGTCACGATCAATTCTTGGAGATGGGTCCCCAAAGGTTGCAGCTTGGACCGGATCGACCCGGTTCGGTTCCTGGGTCTGATGAGGAACAAGAACATTGGGTTCGTGGGGGACTCTTTGAACGAGAACTTCTTGGTTTCGTTCCTTTGTATACTGAGGGCGGCCGATGCGGGTGCCAAGAAGTGGAAGAGGAAAGGGGCGTGGAGAGGGGCTCATTTTCCCAAGTTTAATGTCACGGTTGCTTACCACAGAGCGGTGCTATTGGCTAAATACGA GTGGCAGCCGAAAGAGCCCACTCTGGCTGAAGGACAAGGATCAAAAGGTTTTTATCGAGTAGATGTGGACATACCTGCTGATGATTGGGCCCACATCAATGACTTCTATGATGTCCTTGTTTTCAATACTGGTCACTG GTGGGGTTCTGATAAGTTCCCGGAAGAGACACCTCTAGTCTTTTATCAGGCTGGACGCCCCATCTTCCCACCACTCAAGATGTTGGATGGACTCAGAGTTGTTCTTGAGAATATGGTTTTGCATATACAAAGGAAAATCCCCAATAAGACCCTCAAGTTCTGGCGGTTACAGTCGCCGAGGCATTTTCACGGTGGAGACTGGAATCAGAATGGCAGTTGTCTGTTCAATGAGCCACTCCTGGATTCTCAG CAACAATGGGGTGAATAA
- the LOC104419837 gene encoding protein trichome birefringence-like 12 isoform X1, whose product MPSPDAAKKREAPSLKSPSSLFPYAVFLTLIIIFLSSTFLTSPASPPPPPPKEKVSRSCNLFDGRWVRDPETRKPMYDETCPFHRNAWNCLRNQREHMVTINSWRWVPKGCSLDRIDPVRFLGLMRNKNIGFVGDSLNENFLVSFLCILRAADAGAKKWKRKGAWRGAHFPKFNVTVAYHRAVLLAKYEWQPKEPTLAEGQGSKGFYRVDVDIPADDWAHINDFYDVLVFNTGHWWGSDKFPEETPLVFYQAGRPIFPPLKMLDGLRVVLENMVLHIQRKIPNKTLKFWRLQSPRHFHGGDWNQNGSCLFNEPLLDSQLDMWFDPSNNGVNKEARLLNDLIKGILQGSDIQLLDLTHLSEYRADAHPAIWLGKKDAVAVWGQDCMHWCLPGVPDTWADILSQLIRHGLERQ is encoded by the exons ATGCCTTCGCCCGATGCTGCCAAGAAAAGGGAAGCGCCCTCTCTCAAGTCGCCTTCCTCGCTCTTCCCGTACGCCGTCTTCCTAACCCTAatcatcatcttcctctccTCCACTTTCCTCACTTCCCCtgcctcccctcctcctccccctcccaaAGAGAAGGTCTCCCGATCCTGCAACCTCTTCGACGGCCGATGGGTCCGCGACCCGGAAACCCGGAAACCCATGTACGACGAGACGTGCCCGTTCCACCGGAACGCCTGGAACTGCTTGAGAAACCAGCGAGAGCACATGGTCACGATCAATTCTTGGAGATGGGTCCCCAAAGGTTGCAGCTTGGACCGGATCGACCCGGTTCGGTTCCTGGGTCTGATGAGGAACAAGAACATTGGGTTCGTGGGGGACTCTTTGAACGAGAACTTCTTGGTTTCGTTCCTTTGTATACTGAGGGCGGCCGATGCGGGTGCCAAGAAGTGGAAGAGGAAAGGGGCGTGGAGAGGGGCTCATTTTCCCAAGTTTAATGTCACGGTTGCTTACCACAGAGCGGTGCTATTGGCTAAATACGA GTGGCAGCCGAAAGAGCCCACTCTGGCTGAAGGACAAGGATCAAAAGGTTTTTATCGAGTAGATGTGGACATACCTGCTGATGATTGGGCCCACATCAATGACTTCTATGATGTCCTTGTTTTCAATACTGGTCACTG GTGGGGTTCTGATAAGTTCCCGGAAGAGACACCTCTAGTCTTTTATCAGGCTGGACGCCCCATCTTCCCACCACTCAAGATGTTGGATGGACTCAGAGTTGTTCTTGAGAATATGGTTTTGCATATACAAAGGAAAATCCCCAATAAGACCCTCAAGTTCTGGCGGTTACAGTCGCCGAGGCATTTTCACGGTGGAGACTGGAATCAGAATGGCAGTTGTCTGTTCAATGAGCCACTCCTGGATTCTCAG CTTGATATGTGGTTTGATCCCAGCAACAATGGGGTGAATAAAGAAGCAAGACTGCTGAATGATCTGATCAAAGGCATACTGCAAGGATCGGATATTCAGTTGCTGGATTTGACACATTTGAGTGAATACAGAGCTGATGCCCATCCAGCAATTTGGTTGGGAAAGAAGGACGCAGTAGCTGTTTGGGGCCAAGATTGCATGCACTGGTGCTTACCAGGTGTGCCCGATACATGGGCCGATATTTTGTCCCAACTAATCCGTCATGGCTTGGAGAGACAGTGA